The Cottoperca gobio chromosome 6, fCotGob3.1, whole genome shotgun sequence genome has a segment encoding these proteins:
- the fanci gene encoding Fanconi anemia group I protein isoform X3, with the protein MRAEMDKIVTLSDGDSTAELQKYLSSLTNDKLITVITNGALKGKQVGALIKGIFKGSPSNSTEGSNRRLLVYQHCIPLCESGDLQTEVAADIIGLLMLETHSLPGPSLAKLASLFVEAIKLGKMGSGKSLELFPTVLTALSACETLSYGKGELSGEEYKKQLINSLCSSRWDPKCVIHLTTMFRDVPMSSEELQFLVEKVLRMFTKLDLQEIPPLVYQLLLLSAKGCKKQVLDGIICYFKEQDVRQEEEQKHGESLDLEVQSIPQDQLRHVEGTVILHIVFAIRLDHELGREFLKSFKTCYGDLCPFSVALLLSVARIQRYEEQVFDLLKGAIIKSFKDEHLQQGSKFLQDLLPGHCSVAQMILDTVKNSVFGWDHVTQGLVQLGFSLMDAFGPKPGPFGKTTEGSSTIARTPTQLACKLGGQVLLQGFKMHEPIRGEILEQVLNRLVTKTASPVNHYLDLFSDIVISAPMILLESSSKVTETFDHLSYLPLATVQGLLKAVQPLLKVSMSLKDALILVLRKAMFSSQLDGRKSAVTGFLLLLKNFKVLGSLASSQCSQAMSSSQIQVDVHSRYNSAANEAFCLEILSSLRRCLGQQADVRLMLYEGFYDVLRRNSQLASSIMQTLFSQLKRYYEPEQDLLPPVKLEPCITALGDQVYLQEPLAHLVSCTVHCLLWLQNMRRTANPSAADSDDDEEEEEEGYESELQTILESMTRRMIKSELEDFELDKSAEFSMGSSVGLKNNIYAVLVMGVYEILMEYNFIKANYSKSRFEELMELFNRYHKLSEILKEKSGKGRVPSHKTPRSLLSLGFITTLLTVLFRDSTQSREEALSVLRSSGEFVRYAVNVAVQKIQHLEETGHTDGPDGQNTDRTFRFLCDMTSVLMWRYTNIPSVVEDAGKKEKRSSLSLLCLEGLLRIFTTCQQRYPDRMAQLLSTMDISEDNSEPDDGNVTEMNFFYIRQFQRALFTQLSGGEEEFNSKEAQLLVSILSVLSQQLKPSSQQFVQMITWTVKICKETSFEDSAFSKGLLSLLFNLHVFYKSPVSLLLELCQDIHSQLGDIDQDVEVEKQSHFAIVNMKTATTAALLVLSQVDRVLDEVDWLIARKKSQTASDKSSSGEATQTAGQQDPIEKAVTLQLGTLLTALNELVQTALLPGTCTITLLRELSRTYTILTTLVKYYIQVCASRHGALPARLEKLVKLSGSHLTPQCYSFITYAQSGESSGGGADEKKKKKRNEVTTAASAKLLRETTAIPNVIFSIEQYEKYLITLSKKSKVNLMQYMKLSTSRDFRINAATLDAALQGQDDSQEVSAISYSNKQLQRSALFPYTAD; encoded by the exons ATGAGGGCTGAGATGGATAAAATCGTCACACTGTCAGATGGAGACAGTACCGCAGAACTTCAGAAATACCTGTCCTCTCTTACAAATGACAAG CTAATCACTGTGATTACAAATGGCGCACTAAAGGGTAAGCAGGTCGGTGCATTGATTAAAGGCATCTTTAAAG GCTCTCCATCCAATTCCACTGAAGGATCAAACCGCAGACTTCTTGTTTATCAACACTGCATCCCTCTGTGTGAGTCTGGGGATCTTCAGACTGAAGTGGCAGCTGATATCATTGGACTGCTGATGCttgag ACTCATTCACTGCCCGGACCCTCTCTTGCAAAACTGGCATCTCTTTTTGTTGAAGCCATTAAGTTAGGAAAAATGGGCAGTGGGAAATCCCTGGAGCTATTTCCGACTGTGCTTACTGCCCTTTCAGCCTGTGAAACGTTGTCTTATGGCAAAG GTGAACTCAGTGGCGAGGAGTACAAGAAACAGCTGATCAACAGCCTCTGCTCGAGCAG ATGGGACCCAAAATGTGTCATCCACCTGACGACCATGTTCAG GGATGTGCCCATGTCATCAGAGGAGCTACAGTTTTTGGTAGAGAAGGTACTGAGGATGTTCACCAAGCTGGATCTGCAGGAGATTCCACCACTGGTTTATCAGCTGCTGCTTTTATCTGcaaag GGTTGTAAGAAACAGGTCCTGGATGGAATCATCTGTTATTTTAAAGAGCAAGATGTGCGccaggaagaggagcagaaacaCGGAGA GAGCCTGGATCTAGAGGTTCAGTCCATTCCACAGGACCAACTGAGGCATGTGGAGGGCACCGTTATCCTCCACATAGTCTTTGCTATACGACTCGACCATGAACTCGGGAGAGAGTTCCTTAAAAGCTTTAAG ACATGTTACGGGGACCTGTGCCCTTTCAGTGTTGCCCTGTTGCTCTCAGTGGCACGCATCCAGCGTTATGAAGAGCAG GTGTTTGACCTTTTGAAGGGGGCAATCATCAAGAGCTTCAAGGATGAGCATTTGCAGCAGGGGTCAAAGTTCCTGCAGGACCTCCTGCCTGGGCACTGCAGCGTGGCTCAGATGATACTGGACACAGTCAAAAACAG CGTGTTTGGTTGGGATCATGTGACCCAGGGGCTGGTACAGCTGGGCTTCTCCCTTATGGATGCATTTGGACCCAAACCTGGACCATTTGGCAAGACCACAGAAGGGTCCTCTACAATTGCCCGGACCCCAACTCAGCTGGCATGTAAGCTGGGAGGACAGGTGCTCTTGCAGGGCTTTaag ATGCACGAGCCTATCAGAGGCGAGATACTGGAGCAGGTCTTGAATCGATTGGTCACAAAGACAGCCTCACCTGTCAATCATTACTTAG ACCTGTTCTCTGACATTGTGATCTCTGCTCCCATGATCCTCCTGGAGTCGTCTTCCAAGGTGACAGAGACATTTGACCATCTGTCATACCTGCCCTTGGCCACAGTTCAGGGTTTACTAAAAGCTgtccag CCCCTGCTCAAAGTCAGTATGTCCTTGAAAGATGCTTTGATTCTAGTTCTCCGCAAGGCCATGTTTTCCAG CCAACTGGACGGCAGAAAGTCTGCAGTGACTGGCTTCTTGTTGCTGCTGAAGAACTTCAAAGTCTTAGGCAGCTTGGCCTCGAGCCAGTGTAGCCAGGCGATGTCTTCGAGCCAG ATCCAAGTGGACGTTCACTCTCGTTACAACTCTGCTGCCAATGAAGCGTTCTGTCTGGAGATCCTCAGCAGCCTACGACGCTGCCTCGGCCAGCAGGCTGACGTGCGCCTCATGCTCTATGAG GGTTTCTATGATGTTCTCCGCCGCAACTCTCAACTTGCAAGCTCCATCATGCAGACCCTCTtctcacag CTGAAGCGGTACTACGAGCCTGAACAAGACCTCCTGCCCCCGGTGAAACTGGAGCCGTGCATCACAGCGCTCGGAGACCAGGTCTACCTCCAGGAGCCGCTG gCCCATCTGGTGAGCTGCACCGTACATTGCCTGCTGTGGCTGCAGAACATGCGCCGAACGGCGAACCCCAGCGCTGCcgacagtgatgatgatgaggaggaggaagaggagggataCGAGTCTGAACTACAGACGATCCTAGAGAGCATGACAAGACGCATGATCAAGAGTGAACTGGAGGACTTTGAACTG GACAAGTCAGCTGAGTTCTCCATGGGATCCAGTGTTGGGCTGAAGAATAACATCTACGCTGTGCTGGTGATGGGAGTGTATGAGATCCTTATGGAGTACAACTTTATCAAAGCAAACTACAG TAAAAGCCGCTTTGAGGAGCTCATGGAGCTGTTCAACCGCTACCACAAACTGTCTGAGATCCTGAAGGAAAAATCCGGAAAGGGTCGAGTGCCTTCACACAAGACTCCCCGCAGTTTACTCTCTTTGGGCTTCATAACGACTCTCCTCACTGTGCTCTTCAG AGACAGTactcagagcagagaggaggctCTCTCAGTGCTTCGCTCAAGCGGAGAATTTGTGCGTTATGCAGTGAATGTGGCTGTACAGAAGATCCAGCATCTGGAGGAAACGGGACACACAGATGGCCCTGAtggacagaacacagacagaacTTTCCGCTTCCTCTGTGACATGACAAG TGTGCTGATGTGGCGCTACACCAACATCCCCAGCGTTGTGGAGGATGCGGGAAAGAAGGAGAAGCGCTCCAGCCTGTCCCTGCTGTGTCTGGAAGGTCTGCTCAGGATCTTCACAACCTGCCAGCAGCGCTATCCAGACAGGATGGCCCAGCTCCTCTCCACCATGG aCATCTCAGAAGACAATTCCGAGCCAGACGATGGCAACGTTACAGAGATGAACTTCTTTTACATCCGACAGTTTCAG AGGGCGCTGTTCACACAGTTAAGTGGCGGTGAGGAGGAATTCAACAGCAAAGAGGCTCAGCTGCTGGTCAGCATCTTGAGTGTGCTGTCACAGCAGCTGAAGCCCTCCTCCCAACAG tttgtACAGATGATCACGTGGACTGTGAAAATCTGCAAGGAGACCAGTTTCG AGGATTCTGCTTTCTCCAAGggtctgctctctcttctcttcaacCTGCATGTTTTCTATAAGAGTCCTGTAAGCCTGTTGCTGGAACTCTGCCAAGACATCCACAGCCAACTGGGAGATATCGATCAG GATGTGGAGGTGGAAAAACAGTCCCACTTTGCCATTGTCAACATGAAGACTGCAACCACAGCAGCA CTGCTGGTTCTGTCTCAAGTTGACAGAGTGCTTGATGAAGTGGACTGGCTAATtgccagaaagaaaagccagaCGGCCTCTGACAAATCGAGTTCTG GCGAGGCCACGCAGACTGCAGGACAGCAGGATCCAATAGAGAAAGCGGTGACGCTGCAGCTCGGGACTCTTTTGACAGCATTAAATGAGCTGGTCCAGACGGCCCTGCTGCCTGGCACCTGTACCATTACACTGCTGAGAGAACTGAGTCGCACATACACCATCCTCACCACCCTGGTCAAATAT TACATCCAGGTGTGTGCCAGCCGACACGGCGCACTGCCGGCACGCTTAGAGAAGCTG GTCAAACTGTCGGGCTCCCACCTCACACCACAGTGCTACTCTTTCATCACATACGCTCAG AGTGGAGAATCTAGCGGCGGAGGTGCagatgaaaagaagaagaagaaaagaaatgaagtgACCACTGCTGCCTCT GCGAAACTTCTGCGTGAGACGACAGCCATCCCGAACGTGATCTTCAGTATTGAGCAGTACGAGAAATACCTCATCACACTCTCAAAGAaatcaaag GTAAATCTGATGCAGTACATGAAGCTGAGCACCTCAAGAGATTTCCGCATCAATGCTGCAACTCTGGACGCAGCCCTGCAGGGGCAGGACGACAGTCAGGAGGTAAGTGCTATCTCATACAGTAATAAGCAGCTCCAAAGGTCCGCTCTCTTTCCTTACACGGCAGATTGA
- the fanci gene encoding Fanconi anemia group I protein isoform X4, with amino-acid sequence MDKIVTLSDGDSTAELQKYLSSLTNDKLITVITNGALKGKQVGALIKGIFKGSPSNSTEGSNRRLLVYQHCIPLCESGDLQTEVAADIIGLLMLETHSLPGPSLAKLASLFVEAIKLGKMGSGKSLELFPTVLTALSACETLSYGKGELSGEEYKKQLINSLCSSRWDPKCVIHLTTMFRDVPMSSEELQFLVEKVLRMFTKLDLQEIPPLVYQLLLLSAKGCKKQVLDGIICYFKEQDVRQEEEQKHGESLDLEVQSIPQDQLRHVEGTVILHIVFAIRLDHELGREFLKSFKTCYGDLCPFSVALLLSVARIQRYEEQVFDLLKGAIIKSFKDEHLQQGSKFLQDLLPGHCSVAQMILDTVKNSVFGWDHVTQGLVQLGFSLMDAFGPKPGPFGKTTEGSSTIARTPTQLACKLGGQVLLQGFKMHEPIRGEILEQVLNRLVTKTASPVNHYLDLFSDIVISAPMILLESSSKVTETFDHLSYLPLATVQGLLKAVQPLLKVSMSLKDALILVLRKAMFSSQLDGRKSAVTGFLLLLKNFKVLGSLASSQCSQAMSSSQIQVDVHSRYNSAANEAFCLEILSSLRRCLGQQADVRLMLYEGFYDVLRRNSQLASSIMQTLFSQLKRYYEPEQDLLPPVKLEPCITALGDQVYLQEPLAHLVSCTVHCLLWLQNMRRTANPSAADSDDDEEEEEEGYESELQTILESMTRRMIKSELEDFELDKSAEFSMGSSVGLKNNIYAVLVMGVYEILMEYNFIKANYSKSRFEELMELFNRYHKLSEILKEKSGKGRVPSHKTPRSLLSLGFITTLLTVLFRDSTQSREEALSVLRSSGEFVRYAVNVAVQKIQHLEETGHTDGPDGQNTDRTFRFLCDMTSVLMWRYTNIPSVVEDAGKKEKRSSLSLLCLEGLLRIFTTCQQRYPDRMAQLLSTMDISEDNSEPDDGNVTEMNFFYIRQFQRALFTQLSGGEEEFNSKEAQLLVSILSVLSQQLKPSSQQFVQMITWTVKICKETSFEDSAFSKGLLSLLFNLHVFYKSPVSLLLELCQDIHSQLGDIDQDVEVEKQSHFAIVNMKTATTAALLVLSQVDRVLDEVDWLIARKKSQTASDKSSSGEATQTAGQQDPIEKAVTLQLGTLLTALNELVQTALLPGTCTITLLRELSRTYTILTTLVKYYIQVCASRHGALPARLEKLVKLSGSHLTPQCYSFITYAQSGESSGGGADEKKKKKRNEVTTAASAKLLRETTAIPNVIFSIEQYEKYLITLSKKSKVNLMQYMKLSTSRDFRINAATLDAALQGQDDSQEVSAISYSNKQLQRSALFPYTAD; translated from the exons ATGGATAAAATCGTCACACTGTCAGATGGAGACAGTACCGCAGAACTTCAGAAATACCTGTCCTCTCTTACAAATGACAAG CTAATCACTGTGATTACAAATGGCGCACTAAAGGGTAAGCAGGTCGGTGCATTGATTAAAGGCATCTTTAAAG GCTCTCCATCCAATTCCACTGAAGGATCAAACCGCAGACTTCTTGTTTATCAACACTGCATCCCTCTGTGTGAGTCTGGGGATCTTCAGACTGAAGTGGCAGCTGATATCATTGGACTGCTGATGCttgag ACTCATTCACTGCCCGGACCCTCTCTTGCAAAACTGGCATCTCTTTTTGTTGAAGCCATTAAGTTAGGAAAAATGGGCAGTGGGAAATCCCTGGAGCTATTTCCGACTGTGCTTACTGCCCTTTCAGCCTGTGAAACGTTGTCTTATGGCAAAG GTGAACTCAGTGGCGAGGAGTACAAGAAACAGCTGATCAACAGCCTCTGCTCGAGCAG ATGGGACCCAAAATGTGTCATCCACCTGACGACCATGTTCAG GGATGTGCCCATGTCATCAGAGGAGCTACAGTTTTTGGTAGAGAAGGTACTGAGGATGTTCACCAAGCTGGATCTGCAGGAGATTCCACCACTGGTTTATCAGCTGCTGCTTTTATCTGcaaag GGTTGTAAGAAACAGGTCCTGGATGGAATCATCTGTTATTTTAAAGAGCAAGATGTGCGccaggaagaggagcagaaacaCGGAGA GAGCCTGGATCTAGAGGTTCAGTCCATTCCACAGGACCAACTGAGGCATGTGGAGGGCACCGTTATCCTCCACATAGTCTTTGCTATACGACTCGACCATGAACTCGGGAGAGAGTTCCTTAAAAGCTTTAAG ACATGTTACGGGGACCTGTGCCCTTTCAGTGTTGCCCTGTTGCTCTCAGTGGCACGCATCCAGCGTTATGAAGAGCAG GTGTTTGACCTTTTGAAGGGGGCAATCATCAAGAGCTTCAAGGATGAGCATTTGCAGCAGGGGTCAAAGTTCCTGCAGGACCTCCTGCCTGGGCACTGCAGCGTGGCTCAGATGATACTGGACACAGTCAAAAACAG CGTGTTTGGTTGGGATCATGTGACCCAGGGGCTGGTACAGCTGGGCTTCTCCCTTATGGATGCATTTGGACCCAAACCTGGACCATTTGGCAAGACCACAGAAGGGTCCTCTACAATTGCCCGGACCCCAACTCAGCTGGCATGTAAGCTGGGAGGACAGGTGCTCTTGCAGGGCTTTaag ATGCACGAGCCTATCAGAGGCGAGATACTGGAGCAGGTCTTGAATCGATTGGTCACAAAGACAGCCTCACCTGTCAATCATTACTTAG ACCTGTTCTCTGACATTGTGATCTCTGCTCCCATGATCCTCCTGGAGTCGTCTTCCAAGGTGACAGAGACATTTGACCATCTGTCATACCTGCCCTTGGCCACAGTTCAGGGTTTACTAAAAGCTgtccag CCCCTGCTCAAAGTCAGTATGTCCTTGAAAGATGCTTTGATTCTAGTTCTCCGCAAGGCCATGTTTTCCAG CCAACTGGACGGCAGAAAGTCTGCAGTGACTGGCTTCTTGTTGCTGCTGAAGAACTTCAAAGTCTTAGGCAGCTTGGCCTCGAGCCAGTGTAGCCAGGCGATGTCTTCGAGCCAG ATCCAAGTGGACGTTCACTCTCGTTACAACTCTGCTGCCAATGAAGCGTTCTGTCTGGAGATCCTCAGCAGCCTACGACGCTGCCTCGGCCAGCAGGCTGACGTGCGCCTCATGCTCTATGAG GGTTTCTATGATGTTCTCCGCCGCAACTCTCAACTTGCAAGCTCCATCATGCAGACCCTCTtctcacag CTGAAGCGGTACTACGAGCCTGAACAAGACCTCCTGCCCCCGGTGAAACTGGAGCCGTGCATCACAGCGCTCGGAGACCAGGTCTACCTCCAGGAGCCGCTG gCCCATCTGGTGAGCTGCACCGTACATTGCCTGCTGTGGCTGCAGAACATGCGCCGAACGGCGAACCCCAGCGCTGCcgacagtgatgatgatgaggaggaggaagaggagggataCGAGTCTGAACTACAGACGATCCTAGAGAGCATGACAAGACGCATGATCAAGAGTGAACTGGAGGACTTTGAACTG GACAAGTCAGCTGAGTTCTCCATGGGATCCAGTGTTGGGCTGAAGAATAACATCTACGCTGTGCTGGTGATGGGAGTGTATGAGATCCTTATGGAGTACAACTTTATCAAAGCAAACTACAG TAAAAGCCGCTTTGAGGAGCTCATGGAGCTGTTCAACCGCTACCACAAACTGTCTGAGATCCTGAAGGAAAAATCCGGAAAGGGTCGAGTGCCTTCACACAAGACTCCCCGCAGTTTACTCTCTTTGGGCTTCATAACGACTCTCCTCACTGTGCTCTTCAG AGACAGTactcagagcagagaggaggctCTCTCAGTGCTTCGCTCAAGCGGAGAATTTGTGCGTTATGCAGTGAATGTGGCTGTACAGAAGATCCAGCATCTGGAGGAAACGGGACACACAGATGGCCCTGAtggacagaacacagacagaacTTTCCGCTTCCTCTGTGACATGACAAG TGTGCTGATGTGGCGCTACACCAACATCCCCAGCGTTGTGGAGGATGCGGGAAAGAAGGAGAAGCGCTCCAGCCTGTCCCTGCTGTGTCTGGAAGGTCTGCTCAGGATCTTCACAACCTGCCAGCAGCGCTATCCAGACAGGATGGCCCAGCTCCTCTCCACCATGG aCATCTCAGAAGACAATTCCGAGCCAGACGATGGCAACGTTACAGAGATGAACTTCTTTTACATCCGACAGTTTCAG AGGGCGCTGTTCACACAGTTAAGTGGCGGTGAGGAGGAATTCAACAGCAAAGAGGCTCAGCTGCTGGTCAGCATCTTGAGTGTGCTGTCACAGCAGCTGAAGCCCTCCTCCCAACAG tttgtACAGATGATCACGTGGACTGTGAAAATCTGCAAGGAGACCAGTTTCG AGGATTCTGCTTTCTCCAAGggtctgctctctcttctcttcaacCTGCATGTTTTCTATAAGAGTCCTGTAAGCCTGTTGCTGGAACTCTGCCAAGACATCCACAGCCAACTGGGAGATATCGATCAG GATGTGGAGGTGGAAAAACAGTCCCACTTTGCCATTGTCAACATGAAGACTGCAACCACAGCAGCA CTGCTGGTTCTGTCTCAAGTTGACAGAGTGCTTGATGAAGTGGACTGGCTAATtgccagaaagaaaagccagaCGGCCTCTGACAAATCGAGTTCTG GCGAGGCCACGCAGACTGCAGGACAGCAGGATCCAATAGAGAAAGCGGTGACGCTGCAGCTCGGGACTCTTTTGACAGCATTAAATGAGCTGGTCCAGACGGCCCTGCTGCCTGGCACCTGTACCATTACACTGCTGAGAGAACTGAGTCGCACATACACCATCCTCACCACCCTGGTCAAATAT TACATCCAGGTGTGTGCCAGCCGACACGGCGCACTGCCGGCACGCTTAGAGAAGCTG GTCAAACTGTCGGGCTCCCACCTCACACCACAGTGCTACTCTTTCATCACATACGCTCAG AGTGGAGAATCTAGCGGCGGAGGTGCagatgaaaagaagaagaagaaaagaaatgaagtgACCACTGCTGCCTCT GCGAAACTTCTGCGTGAGACGACAGCCATCCCGAACGTGATCTTCAGTATTGAGCAGTACGAGAAATACCTCATCACACTCTCAAAGAaatcaaag GTAAATCTGATGCAGTACATGAAGCTGAGCACCTCAAGAGATTTCCGCATCAATGCTGCAACTCTGGACGCAGCCCTGCAGGGGCAGGACGACAGTCAGGAGGTAAGTGCTATCTCATACAGTAATAAGCAGCTCCAAAGGTCCGCTCTCTTTCCTTACACGGCAGATTGA